In Kaistella faecalis, a genomic segment contains:
- a CDS encoding T9SS type A sorting domain-containing protein, protein MKKLSLLFAFFAAVTISAQFTVQTISQGVVKLTYGASNDYSIYDPGFEVPTFYVHVWSNAGDNSTGTVYDDSWTNSNVTMNWDSGAGAYVGTINLNTKVFTNGNKTFPSGTTVNNLGFVFKDLQNGNTKQSADLAATSFGFTTTTTNSSLAVSNSLLGKKSSVMGGKLYTSTKGNLAISVYEMSGKLVKSFNTVADGSVIDLNVSKTGLYLVKISHGSESEVVKFAK, encoded by the coding sequence ATGAAAAAACTCTCTTTACTTTTCGCGTTTTTTGCAGCGGTTACCATCTCCGCGCAATTTACAGTACAGACTATTTCCCAGGGCGTGGTGAAGTTAACTTATGGTGCTTCAAATGATTATTCCATTTACGATCCGGGATTCGAAGTTCCTACCTTTTATGTTCACGTCTGGAGCAATGCGGGCGACAACAGTACGGGAACGGTTTACGATGACTCGTGGACCAATTCTAACGTCACGATGAACTGGGACAGCGGCGCCGGAGCTTACGTGGGCACTATCAATTTGAATACGAAGGTTTTCACTAACGGTAATAAAACTTTTCCTTCAGGCACAACTGTTAACAATTTAGGATTTGTATTCAAAGACTTGCAGAATGGAAATACAAAACAGTCCGCAGATCTAGCGGCAACTTCTTTCGGTTTCACTACAACTACTACCAATTCTTCGTTAGCGGTTTCCAATTCTTTGCTGGGTAAAAAATCCAGTGTGATGGGAGGGAAACTTTATACTTCCACCAAAGGAAATCTGGCGATTTCGGTATATGAAATGTCTGGAAAACTGGTTAAATCATTCAATACAGTTGCAGACGGAAGTGTAATTGATCTCAATGTTTCCAAAACTGGACTTTATCTGGTAAAAATTAGCCACGGTTCTGAAAGTGAAGTCGTTAAATTTGCAAAATAA
- a CDS encoding acyl-CoA thioesterase, producing MEKSKKASESLTVMTNIVLPNETNSLRNLFGGELLAKMDRCASISAARHCERRVVTASVNHVSFNHPIPEGGIVVLESKVSRAFSTSMEIYVDVWLDDPINQKKIHTNEGIYTFVAVDEFNRPIPIPKMEPETDEEKMRFEAALRRKELSLILSGRMKAADSVELKRLFSV from the coding sequence ATGGAAAAAAGCAAAAAAGCGTCAGAATCATTAACGGTAATGACCAACATCGTTTTACCGAACGAAACCAATTCCCTCAGAAATCTTTTTGGTGGCGAGTTGCTTGCTAAAATGGACCGTTGTGCTTCAATATCGGCAGCAAGACATTGCGAACGACGCGTGGTAACGGCTTCTGTAAACCATGTTTCCTTTAATCATCCCATTCCGGAAGGCGGAATTGTAGTGTTGGAATCTAAAGTTTCCCGTGCATTTTCAACGTCGATGGAGATTTATGTGGATGTTTGGCTGGATGATCCTATTAATCAGAAAAAAATTCATACCAACGAAGGGATTTACACTTTTGTTGCAGTAGACGAGTTTAACCGCCCAATCCCAATTCCCAAAATGGAGCCGGAAACCGACGAAGAAAAAATGAGATTCGAAGCTGCATTAAGAAGAAAAGAACTTTCCCTTATTCTTTCAGGGAGAATGAAAGCTGCGGATTCGGTAGAACTGAAGAGATTATTTTCAGTCTAG
- a CDS encoding 2-hydroxyacid dehydrogenase, whose amino-acid sequence MKILQLDKNHPLITEQLSAKGFLLDEDTTSTYAEVLEKTAGYDGIIIRSRIPIDQNFIEHAKNLKFIARVGAGMENIDVDFAEKRGIKLISSPQGNRDSVAEHVVGMLLILMHRLFIASTEVKNGIWKREENRGDELLGKTFGIIGYGNMGKAVAKRLSGFGVSVIFHDIIPNLSDKYGTQVSLETLKKEADILSLHLPITSETHHLIDAAFISGMDKDFYFINTARGNNVKTSDLVEAICSGKIKGACLDVLEYEKPSFENLETENKDLEFLLQSENVIVTPHIAGWTQQSKKKLAQIIVDKILASFHRS is encoded by the coding sequence ATGAAAATTCTTCAACTCGATAAAAATCATCCTTTAATTACAGAACAGCTTTCTGCAAAAGGATTTTTATTGGATGAAGATACCACTTCAACTTATGCCGAAGTTTTAGAAAAGACTGCAGGTTACGATGGAATCATTATCCGTAGCAGAATTCCAATTGATCAGAATTTCATTGAACACGCCAAAAACCTGAAATTTATCGCCAGAGTTGGTGCAGGAATGGAAAATATCGATGTAGATTTTGCTGAGAAGCGAGGCATAAAACTCATCAGTTCCCCGCAAGGAAACCGCGATTCGGTTGCGGAACACGTGGTGGGAATGTTGCTTATTTTAATGCACAGGCTTTTTATCGCATCAACCGAAGTTAAAAACGGAATCTGGAAACGCGAAGAAAACCGAGGGGATGAACTGCTGGGAAAAACTTTTGGAATAATCGGTTACGGAAATATGGGAAAAGCGGTAGCAAAACGACTTTCTGGTTTCGGTGTAAGCGTAATTTTTCATGATATTATTCCTAATCTATCCGATAAGTACGGTACGCAGGTTTCGTTGGAAACGTTAAAAAAAGAAGCAGATATTCTCAGTCTTCACCTTCCGATTACGTCGGAAACACATCATCTAATTGACGCAGCATTCATTTCTGGGATGGATAAGGATTTTTATTTCATTAATACAGCCCGTGGAAACAATGTTAAAACGAGCGATTTAGTTGAAGCAATTTGCTCTGGTAAAATTAAAGGCGCCTGCCTTGATGTTTTGGAATATGAAAAACCTTCCTTTGAAAACCTGGAGACGGAAAATAAGGATTTAGAATTCCTTCTACAGTCAGAAAATGTCATCGTAACGCCCCATATCGCAGGCTGGACGCAGCAGAGCAAAAAAAAGCTGGCACAGATTATCGTCGATAAAATTCTGGCTTCCTTTCATCGCAGTTAA
- a CDS encoding serine hydrolase domain-containing protein, which produces MKLLRSIFFLAIFILVLFSCKKENSSSDENDTTLPNFGNVELDKIFKQKDNKLKNRDSIVTVIDSYYKTVWEKGDLWGSFLVAKGDEILYEGYRGYTQDNKQAPVNDTVALHVASISKSITAMAVMKLIEAGKLQLDDPLTKYFPGFPYPKVTVFTLLSQRSGLPKYEYFIEKITPKPAELSKEFISNKDILNLLIKYKPELARETDTGFMYCNTNYALLALLVEQVTKTPFPEAMQQIVFRPLKMKHTYILQEKDMESAAKSFYQRGPRVYPYDRLDLIYGDKNVYTTPRDLLNFSKAMFAKNFLRDDLQKMVFEPYSNERPGINNYGLGFRMKVFNENEKLTYHNGWWHGTNSVFGHLLKSNVTIIAIGNKYSSRVYTSLALSGLFENFPFETEKLLKTMNQTDTLKNAAGTDSLNGNDSYSE; this is translated from the coding sequence ATGAAATTATTACGGAGCATTTTTTTTCTTGCCATTTTCATACTCGTTTTATTTTCCTGTAAAAAAGAAAACAGCAGCAGCGACGAAAACGATACCACTTTACCGAATTTTGGAAACGTAGAACTTGATAAAATTTTTAAGCAAAAGGACAACAAACTTAAGAACAGGGATTCAATAGTTACTGTAATTGACAGCTATTACAAAACAGTTTGGGAGAAAGGCGATCTCTGGGGAAGTTTTTTAGTAGCAAAAGGCGATGAAATTTTATATGAAGGCTATCGCGGTTACACGCAGGATAACAAACAGGCTCCCGTTAATGATACGGTTGCACTTCACGTGGCATCTATTTCCAAATCAATAACCGCTATGGCAGTAATGAAACTCATTGAAGCAGGAAAATTACAGCTAGATGATCCGCTTACCAAATATTTTCCGGGTTTTCCCTATCCAAAAGTTACTGTTTTCACACTGCTCTCGCAGCGAAGTGGTTTGCCAAAATACGAATATTTCATCGAAAAAATCACACCTAAGCCAGCGGAACTTTCGAAGGAATTTATCTCGAATAAGGATATCCTCAACCTATTAATAAAGTATAAACCCGAACTTGCACGGGAAACTGACACAGGATTTATGTACTGCAATACCAATTATGCGTTACTGGCGCTTTTGGTGGAGCAGGTTACGAAAACGCCTTTCCCTGAAGCGATGCAGCAGATCGTGTTCCGGCCTTTAAAAATGAAACACACCTATATTCTTCAGGAAAAAGATATGGAAAGTGCCGCGAAATCTTTTTACCAGCGCGGTCCGCGGGTTTATCCTTACGACAGACTTGATTTGATTTACGGTGATAAAAATGTCTATACGACACCGAGAGATCTTCTTAACTTCTCTAAGGCGATGTTTGCCAAAAATTTCCTTCGCGATGATCTTCAGAAAATGGTTTTCGAACCGTACAGCAACGAGAGACCCGGAATCAACAATTACGGACTTGGCTTCCGGATGAAGGTTTTCAATGAAAATGAAAAACTTACTTACCACAACGGGTGGTGGCACGGTACAAACTCTGTATTCGGACATCTGTTAAAATCGAATGTCACCATTATTGCCATCGGAAACAAATATTCCAGCAGGGTTTATACTTCGCTGGCGCTTTCCGGCCTGTTTGAAAACTTCCCTTTCGAGACCGAAAAACTCCTGAAGACGATGAACCAGACTGATACTTTAAAAAATGCCGCAGGAACAGATTCGCTCAACGGGAATGATTCTTACAGCGAATAA